Proteins found in one Oryza glaberrima chromosome 4, OglaRS2, whole genome shotgun sequence genomic segment:
- the LOC127769958 gene encoding WAT1-related protein At1g25270-like isoform X2 — MTWRVLMLSFVCGLSGGSLAQNLYISGMKLTSATFATAMTNLIPAVTFVLAVLCRYERLAIRTVAGQAKVAGTLLGVGGAMLLTLYKGAELNPWHTHLDLVAALEARHPAAAAAAAATGNNDRVIMGSMLVVGSCVFYAVWLILQAKLSREYPFHYTSTALMCVMSGAQSAAFALLVDREPARWRLGLDIRLLSVVYSGVLASGVMLVVLSWCVKRRGPLFASVFNPLMLVVVAVLGSLLLDEKMHVGTLLGAALIVVGLYAVLWGKGRETALEAAKVGDDNDNHHIHVVVVVPPEQSQPQPHQQAEADADATTTACEQPSDSDRANIASSLRHSHRYFHRSCGF; from the exons ATGACGTGGAGAGTGCTGATGCTGTCGTTCGTCTGCGGACTCTCCGG GGGGTCGCTGGCGCAGAACCTGTACATCTCGGGGATGAAGCTGACGTCGGCCACCTTCGCCACCGCCATGACCAACCTCATCCCGGCCGTCACCttcgtcctcgccgtcctctGCCGCTACGAGCGCCTCGCCATCCGCACCGTCGCCGGCCAGGCCAAGGTCGCCGGCACGCTGCTCGGGGTCGGCGGCGCCATGCTGCTCACCTTGTACAAGGGCGCCGAGCTCAACCCCTGGCACACCCACctcgacctcgtcgccgccctGGAGGcgcgccaccccgccgccgccgccgccgccgccgccaccgggaaTAACGACCGCGTGATCATGGGGTCGATGCTGGTGGTGGGCAGCTGCGTGTTCTACGCGGTGTGGCTGATCCTGCAGGCGAAGCTGAGCCGCGAGTACCCGTTCCACTACACCAGCACGGCGCTGATGTGCGTGATGAGCGGCGCGCAGTCGGCGGCGTTCGCGCTGTTGGTGGACAGGGAGCCCGCGCGGTGGCGGCTGGGGCTGGACATCCGGCTGCTGTCGGTGGTCTACTCCGGCGTGCTGGCCTCCGGCGTGATGCTGGTGGTGCTGTCGTGGTGCGTGAAGCGGCGCGGACCGCTGTTCGCGTCGGTGTTCAACCCGCtgatgctggtggtggtggccgtgctGGGGTCCCTCCTGCTCGACGAGAAGATGCACGTCGGCACCCTGCTCGGCGCCGCCCTCATCGTCGTCGGCCTCTACGCCGTGCTCTGGGGCAAGGGACGCGAGACCGCCCTCGAGGCCGCCAAGGTCGGCGACGACAACGATAACCACcacatccacgtcgtcgtcgtcgtgccgccggaACAatcgcagccgcagccgcaccAACAAGCGGAAGCTGATGCTGATGCCACGACGACGGCATGCGAACAACCATCGGATTCGGACCGGGCGAATATTGCATCCTCTTTACGACACAGCCATAGATACTTCCATCGTTCTTGcgggttttaa
- the LOC127770441 gene encoding cationic peroxidase SPC4-like isoform X1: protein MALRRMGIILALLAIATLLSPAVSARFISLPTDHLPITTPPLADGLAFDLYSDSCPQLETTVRSAVQAALQQEIALAAGLLRIFFHDCFPQGCDASVLLTGSQSELGEIPNQTLRPSALKLIEDIRAAVHSACGAKVSCADITTLATRDAIVASGGPYFDVPLGRRDGLAPASSDKVGLLPAPFFDVPTLIQAFKDRNLDKTDLVALSGAHTIGLGHCGSFNDRFDGSKPIMDPVLVKKLQAKCAKDVPVNSVTQELDVRTPNAFDNKYYFDLIAKQGIFKSDQGLIEDAQTNRTAVRFALNQAAFFDQFARSMVKMSQMDVLTGNAGEIRNNCAAPNRRSSDLLNAADDDQGFAADA from the exons ATGGCGTTGAGAAGAATGGGCATCATTCTTGCGCTCTTGGCCATTGCTACTCTGCTCTCGCCGGCAGTGTCCGCACGGTTCATCTCTCTGCCCACCGACCATCTTCCAATCACTACGCCGCCCCTCGCCGACGGCCTCGCCTTCGACCTCTACAGCGACTCGTGCCCGCAGCTGGAGACCACCGTGCGCTCCGCCGTGCAGGCGGCGCTCCAGCAGGAgatcgccctcgccgccggcctcctccgcatcttcttccacgactgcttcccCCAG GGGTGCGACGCGTCGGTCCTCCTGACGGGTTCCCAAAGCGAGCTAGGTGAGATACCCAACCAGACGCTGCGGCCGTCGGCGCTGAAGCTCATCGAGGACATCCGCGCCGCCGTACACTCCGCCTGCGGCGCCAAGGTGTCCTGCGCCGACATCACCACGCTCGCCACGCGtgacgccatcgtcgcc TCCGGCGGGCCCTACTTCGACGTGCCTCTGGGGCGGCGCGACGGGCTGGCACCGGCGTCGAGCGACAAGGTGGGCCTCCTGCCGGCGCCCTTCTTCGACGTGCCCACGCTCATCCAGGCGTTCAAGGACCGAAACCTGGACAAGACGGACCTGGTGGCGCTGTCCGGCGCGCACACCATCGGACTAGGCCACTGCGGCAGCTTCAACGACCGCTTCGATGGCTCCAAGCCCATCATGGACCCTGTGCTGGTGAAGAAGCTGCAGGCCAAGTGCGCCAAGGACGTGCCGGTGAACTCGGTCACGCAGGAGCTGGACGTCCGCACGCCCAACGCCTTCGACAACAAGTACTACTTCGACCTCATCGCCAAGCAGGGGATCTTCAAGTCCGACCAGGGCCTCATCGAGGACGCGCAGACCAACCGCACCGCCGTCCGCTTCGCCCTCAACCAGGCCGCCTTCTTCGACCAGTTCGCACGCTCCATGGTCAAGATGAGCCAGATGGACGTCCTCACCGGCAACGCCGGCGAGATCCGCAACAACTGCGCCGCTCCCAACCGCCGCTCCTCCGACCTCCTCAACGCTGCCGACGACGACCAAGgcttcgccgccgacgcctaA
- the LOC127769396 gene encoding protein ROH1-like, protein MPATDSSSAAAPLTSFGRSFLSHRRDQIPPPPPDHHSHSHTQHPSSSDLEIDAFHRHAADLLHDLLSDSNSDPSAPDLLSLAWTRRLLDSFLICLEEFRAILFALADSQPLSRPPLDRLLLDFLDRAVKALDLCNALRDGLDLIRQWRKHLAIAAAALAPAPAPAAQRGEAQIRRARKALTDLTILMLDDKDAGGVVGQRNRSFGRAGTTRDSLPHGHGHHRRSSSGGSSGSGSGSHLRSLSWSVSRTWSAARQLQAIGGGLTVPRANDIAATGGLASAVYAMGAVLFVVTWALVAAIPCQDRGLQAHLTAVPRTFPWAGPLITLFDRILDESKKKDRKHSCGLLKEIHQIERCSRQLMEVTDAAEFPLADDKDSEVQEATQELVQVCGSLKDGLDPLERQVREMFHRVVRTRTEILDYLSRPHNAG, encoded by the coding sequence atgcCGGCCACCGAttcctcgtcggcggccgcgccgctcACCTCCTTCGGCCGCTCCTTCCTCTCCCACCGCCGCGACCAgatccctcctcccccacccgaCCACCACTCCCACTCCCACACCCAACACCCCTCTTCCTCCGACCTCGAGATCGACGCCTtccaccgccacgccgccgacctcctccacgACCTCCTCTCCGACTCCAACTCCGACCCCTCCGCCCcggacctcctctccctcgcttggacgcgccgcctcctcgactCCTTCCTCATCTGCCTCGAGGAGTTCCGCGCTATCCTCTTCGCCCTCGCCGACTCCCAGCCCCTCTCCCGCCCCCCGCtcgaccgcctcctcctcgactTCCTCGACCGCGCCGTCAAGGCCCTCGACCTCTGCAACGCCCTCCGCGACGGCCTCGACCTCATCCGCCAGTGGCGCAAgcacctcgccatcgccgccgccgctctcgcccccgcccccgcccccgccgcgcagCGAGGAGAGGCCCAGATCCGCCGCGCCCGCAAGGCCCTCACCGATCTCACCATCCTCATGCTCGACGACAAGGACGCTGGGGGAGTCGTCGGACAGCGCAACCGCTCCTTCGGCCGCGCCGGTACTACTCGGGACTCCCTTccccacggccacggccaccaccgccggagcagcagcggcgggagcTCCGGGTCCGGCTCTGGCTCCCATCTCAGGTCACTCTCCTGGAGCGTCTCCCGCACATGGTCCGCCGCGCGCCAGCTGCAGGCCATCGGGGGAGGCCTCACGGTGCCCCGCGCGAACGACATCGCCGCCACCGGaggcctcgcctccgccgtctaCGCCATGGGCGCCGTGCTGTTCGTCGTCACCTGGGCGCTCGTGGCAGCAATCCCATGCCAGGACCGCGGCCTCCAGGCGCACCTCACAGCGGTGCCCAGGACCTTCCCCTGGGCTGGCCCCCTCATCACACTCTTCGACCGCATCCTCGACGAGTCCAAGAAGAAGGACCGCAAGCACTCATGCGGCCTGCTCAAGGAGATCCACCAGATTGAGCGCTGCTCGCGGCAGCTCATGGAGGTCACTGATGCTGCGGAGTTCCCCTTGGCCGACGACAAGGATTCCGAGGTGCAGGAGGCCACGCAGGAGCTGGTGCAAGTTTGCGGGTCACTCAAGGATGGGCTGGACCCTCTTGAGCGCCAGGTGCGGGAGATGTTCCACAGGGTTGTGCGCACCCGGACAGAAATCCTCGACTACCTCAGTAGGCCGCACAACGCCGGGTGA
- the LOC127770441 gene encoding peroxidase 12-like isoform X3, whose translation MASKLGMVVLLISGLFAARCAAVVTTGEPVVAGLSWGFYDTSCPSVEGIVRWHVTEALRRDIGIAAGLVRIFFHDCFPQGCDASVLLTGSQSELGEIPNQTLRPSALKLIEDIRAAVHSACGAKVSCADITTLATRDAIVASGGPYFDVPLGRRDGLAPASSDKVGLLPAPFFDVPTLIQAFKDRNLDKTDLVALSGAHTIGLGHCGSFNDRFDGSKPIMDPVLVKKLQAKCAKDVPVNSVTQELDVRTPNAFDNKYYFDLIAKQGIFKSDQGLIEDAQTNRTAVRFALNQAAFFDQFARSMVKMSQMDVLTGNAGEIRNNCAAPNRRSSDLLNAADDDQGFAADA comes from the exons ATGGCGTCCAAGCTGGGTATGGTTGTGCTACTGATCTCGGGCCTCTTTGCTGCCCGTTGCGCGGCCGTGGTGACCACCGGCGAacccgtcgtcgccggcctctcCTGGGGGTTCTATGACACGTCGTGCCCGTCGGTGGAGGGCATCGTGAGGTGGCACGTCACCGAGGCCCTCCGCCGCGACATCGgcatcgccgccggcctcgtccgcatcttcttccacgactgcttcccGCAG GGGTGCGACGCGTCGGTCCTCCTGACGGGTTCCCAAAGCGAGCTAGGTGAGATACCCAACCAGACGCTGCGGCCGTCGGCGCTGAAGCTCATCGAGGACATCCGCGCCGCCGTACACTCCGCCTGCGGCGCCAAGGTGTCCTGCGCCGACATCACCACGCTCGCCACGCGtgacgccatcgtcgcc TCCGGCGGGCCCTACTTCGACGTGCCTCTGGGGCGGCGCGACGGGCTGGCACCGGCGTCGAGCGACAAGGTGGGCCTCCTGCCGGCGCCCTTCTTCGACGTGCCCACGCTCATCCAGGCGTTCAAGGACCGAAACCTGGACAAGACGGACCTGGTGGCGCTGTCCGGCGCGCACACCATCGGACTAGGCCACTGCGGCAGCTTCAACGACCGCTTCGATGGCTCCAAGCCCATCATGGACCCTGTGCTGGTGAAGAAGCTGCAGGCCAAGTGCGCCAAGGACGTGCCGGTGAACTCGGTCACGCAGGAGCTGGACGTCCGCACGCCCAACGCCTTCGACAACAAGTACTACTTCGACCTCATCGCCAAGCAGGGGATCTTCAAGTCCGACCAGGGCCTCATCGAGGACGCGCAGACCAACCGCACCGCCGTCCGCTTCGCCCTCAACCAGGCCGCCTTCTTCGACCAGTTCGCACGCTCCATGGTCAAGATGAGCCAGATGGACGTCCTCACCGGCAACGCCGGCGAGATCCGCAACAACTGCGCCGCTCCCAACCGCCGCTCCTCCGACCTCCTCAACGCTGCCGACGACGACCAAGgcttcgccgccgacgcctaA
- the LOC127769958 gene encoding WAT1-related protein At1g68170-like isoform X1, translating to MGAGEVVQGLKPVAAMVVVQVVFAGVNIFYKLAVVCDGMDMRVLVAYRYLFASAVLAPLAYFVERKNRTKMTWRVLMLSFVCGLSGGSLAQNLYISGMKLTSATFATAMTNLIPAVTFVLAVLCRYERLAIRTVAGQAKVAGTLLGVGGAMLLTLYKGAELNPWHTHLDLVAALEARHPAAAAAAAATGNNDRVIMGSMLVVGSCVFYAVWLILQAKLSREYPFHYTSTALMCVMSGAQSAAFALLVDREPARWRLGLDIRLLSVVYSGVLASGVMLVVLSWCVKRRGPLFASVFNPLMLVVVAVLGSLLLDEKMHVGTLLGAALIVVGLYAVLWGKGRETALEAAKVGDDNDNHHIHVVVVVPPEQSQPQPHQQAEADADATTTACEQPSDSDRANIASSLRHSHRYFHRSCGF from the exons ATGGGGGCCGGCGAGGTGGTGCAGGGGCTGAagccggtggcggcgatggtggtggtgcaggtAGTGTTCGCCGGAGTGAACATCTTCTACAAGCTGGCGGTGGTGTGCGACGGCATGGACATGCGCGTCCTCGTCGCCTACCGCTACCtcttcgcctccgccgtcctCGCCCCGCTCGCCTACTTCGTCGAGAG GAAGAACAGAACAAAGATGACGTGGAGAGTGCTGATGCTGTCGTTCGTCTGCGGACTCTCCGG GGGGTCGCTGGCGCAGAACCTGTACATCTCGGGGATGAAGCTGACGTCGGCCACCTTCGCCACCGCCATGACCAACCTCATCCCGGCCGTCACCttcgtcctcgccgtcctctGCCGCTACGAGCGCCTCGCCATCCGCACCGTCGCCGGCCAGGCCAAGGTCGCCGGCACGCTGCTCGGGGTCGGCGGCGCCATGCTGCTCACCTTGTACAAGGGCGCCGAGCTCAACCCCTGGCACACCCACctcgacctcgtcgccgccctGGAGGcgcgccaccccgccgccgccgccgccgccgccgccaccgggaaTAACGACCGCGTGATCATGGGGTCGATGCTGGTGGTGGGCAGCTGCGTGTTCTACGCGGTGTGGCTGATCCTGCAGGCGAAGCTGAGCCGCGAGTACCCGTTCCACTACACCAGCACGGCGCTGATGTGCGTGATGAGCGGCGCGCAGTCGGCGGCGTTCGCGCTGTTGGTGGACAGGGAGCCCGCGCGGTGGCGGCTGGGGCTGGACATCCGGCTGCTGTCGGTGGTCTACTCCGGCGTGCTGGCCTCCGGCGTGATGCTGGTGGTGCTGTCGTGGTGCGTGAAGCGGCGCGGACCGCTGTTCGCGTCGGTGTTCAACCCGCtgatgctggtggtggtggccgtgctGGGGTCCCTCCTGCTCGACGAGAAGATGCACGTCGGCACCCTGCTCGGCGCCGCCCTCATCGTCGTCGGCCTCTACGCCGTGCTCTGGGGCAAGGGACGCGAGACCGCCCTCGAGGCCGCCAAGGTCGGCGACGACAACGATAACCACcacatccacgtcgtcgtcgtcgtgccgccggaACAatcgcagccgcagccgcaccAACAAGCGGAAGCTGATGCTGATGCCACGACGACGGCATGCGAACAACCATCGGATTCGGACCGGGCGAATATTGCATCCTCTTTACGACACAGCCATAGATACTTCCATCGTTCTTGcgggttttaa
- the LOC127770443 gene encoding cationic peroxidase SPC4-like has translation MAATAGRTAGALAVLQLASIVAAAVLLSSPPAAAAEPSVDFIDVVACSQSQVDSIVRSAVQAALQREIALAAGLIRIFFHDCFPQGCDASVYLSGANSEQGMPPNANSLQPRALQLVEDIRAKVHAACGPTVSCTDISALATRAAVVLSGGPTYPVPLGQLDSLAPAPLRLVNQLPGPGTSSVQALIDLFGSRGMGDAADLVALSGGHTVGKSKCAFVRPVDDAFSRKMAANCSANPNTKQDLDVVTPITFDNGYYIALTRKQGVFTSDMALILDPQTAAIVRRFAQDKAAFFTQFVTSIVKLSKVPRPGGNKGEIRRNCFKTNSGARLVDVVEAAASVVEGFAASA, from the exons ATGGCCGCAACAGCGGGCAGGACCGCGGGCGCATTGGCCGTCCTGCAGCTCGCCTccatcgtcgccgctgccgtcctcctctcctccccacctgcggctgctgctgagcCGTCTGTGGACTTCATTGACGTGGTGGCGTGCTCGCAGTCGCAGGTGGACTCCATCGTGCGCTCAGCCGTGCAGGCGGCGCTCCAGCGTGAgatcgccctcgccgccggcctcatcCGTAtcttcttccacgactgcttcccGCAG GGCTGTGACGCGTCGGTTTACTTGAGTGGCGCCAACTCGGAGCAGGGGATGCCGCCCAACGCCAACTCGCTACAGCCGCGGGCGCTGCAGCTCGTCGAGGACATCCGCGCCAAGGTGCACGCCGCATGCGGGCCCACCGTCTCCTGCACCGACATCTCCGCGCTggccacccgcgccgccgtcgtcctctccgGCGGGCCCACCTACCCCGTTCCCCTCGGCCAGCTCGACAGCCTCGCCCCGGCCCCGCTGCGCCTCGTCAACCAGCTCCCGGGCCCGGGCACCTCCAGCGTCCAGGCTCTCATCGACCTGTTCGGGAGCAGGGGCATGGGAGACGCCGCCGACCTGGTGGCGCTCTCCGGCGGCCACACCGTGGGGAAGTCAAAGTGCGCCTTCGTGAGGCCCGTGGACGACGCCTTCTCCCGGAAGATGGCCGCCAACTGCAGCGCCAACCCCAACACGAAGCAGGACCTGGACGTCGTCACCCCCATCACCTTCGACAACGGCTACTACATAGCGCTCACCAGGAAGCAGGGGGTGTTCACCTCCGACATGGCGCTCATCCTGGACCCCCAAACTGCGGCCATCGTCAGGCGGTTCGCGCAGGACAAGGCCGCCTTCTTCACGCAGTTCGTTACGTCCATCGTCAAGCTGAGCAAGGTGCCGAGGCCCGGCGGGAACAAAGGCGAGATCCGCCGCAACTGCTTCAAGACCAACAGCGGAGCACGCCTCGTGGACGTCGTGGAGGCCGCCGCCAGCGTCGTGGAGGGCTTCGCTGCCTCTGCTTAA
- the LOC127770441 gene encoding peroxidase 66-like isoform X2, which translates to MALRRMGIILALLAIATLLSPAVSARFISLPTDHLPITTPPLADGLAFDLYSDSCPQLETTVRSAVQAALQQEIALAAGLLRIFFHDCFPQGCDASLLLTGANSEQQLSPNLTLQPRALQLIEDIRAQVHAACGPTVSCADITALATRDAIVASGGLPYDVPLGRLDSFAPAPSDAVFQLPQPTSDVSTLLSAFQTRNLDNVDLVALSGGHSIGRARCSSFSNRFREDDDFARRLAANCSNDGSRLQELDVTTPDVFDNKYYSNLVAGQGVFTSDQGLTGDWRTSWVVNGFAGNHWWFYGQFGSSMVKLGQLQGPSGNVGEIRRNSCFVPNSQTILAAAGDDGFTASA; encoded by the exons ATGGCGTTGAGAAGAATGGGCATCATTCTTGCGCTCTTGGCCATTGCTACTCTGCTCTCGCCGGCAGTGTCCGCACGGTTCATCTCTCTGCCCACCGACCATCTTCCAATCACTACGCCGCCCCTCGCCGACGGCCTCGCCTTCGACCTCTACAGCGACTCGTGCCCGCAGCTGGAGACCACCGTGCGCTCCGCCGTGCAGGCGGCGCTCCAGCAGGAgatcgccctcgccgccggcctcctccgcatcttcttccacgactgcttcccCCAG GGATGCGACGCGTCGCTGCTTCTGACGGGAGCCAACAGCGAGCAGCAGCTGTCGCCCAACCTGACTCTGCAACCACGGGCGCTGCAGCTCATCGAGGACATCCGCGCCCAGGTGCACGCCGCATGCGGCCccaccgtctcctgcgccgacatcacCGCCCTCGCCACCCGcgacgccatcgtcgcc TCCGGTGGTCTGCCCTACGACGTGCCGCTCGGCCGCCTCGACAGCTTCGCGCCGGCTCCCAGCGACGCCGTCTTCCAGCTCCCGCAGCCCACCTCCGACGTCTCCACGCTGCTCAGCGCCTTCCAGACCCGCAACCTCGACAACGTCGACCTCGTCGCGCTCTCCGGCGGCCACTCCATCGGCAGGGCGCGATGCAGCTCCTTCTCCAACCGCTTCCGCGAGGACGACGACTTCGCCAGGAGGCTCGCCGCCAACTGCTCCAACGACGGCAGCCGCCTGCAGGAGCTCGATGTCACCACCCCGGACGTGTTCGACAACAAGTACTACAGCAACCTGGTGGCCGGTCAGGGGGTGTTCACCTCCGACCAGGGGCTCACCGGCGACTGGCGCACCAGCTGGGTGGTCAATGGCTTCGCCGGCAACCACTGGTGGTTCTACGGCCAGTTCGGCAGCTCCATGGTGAAGCTGGGACAGCTCCAGGGTCCTTCAGGGAACGTCGGCGAGATCCGCcgcaacagctgcttcgtgccCAACAGCCAGACCATCcttgcggccgccggcgacgatggcttCACGGCATCTGCTTGA
- the LOC127771266 gene encoding tubby-like F-box protein 7: MSFRSIVRDFRDSFGTLSKRSFEVKISGFSGRHRGKSIGPSSELDDTPVVAQQSKWAGLPPELLRDVMKRLEEDDSNWPSRKDVVACASVCTTWRDMCKDIVRNPEFCGKLTFPVSLKQPGPRDGVIQCFIKRDKSKLTYHLYLCLSSAVLDETGKFLLSAKRSRRTTHTDYIISMDSKNISRSSSGYIGKLRSNFLGTKFIIYDTQPPYNARTLCSQERTSRRFSSRKVSPKVPTGCYPIMQVNYELNVLGTRGPRRMQCAMHSIPASAVEPGGIVPGQPKELLPRLFEESFRSMATSFSKYSITDHSTDFSSSRFSEFGGGALQGQEQEQDGDDVNKERPLVLRNKAPRWHEQLQCWCLNFRGRVTVASVKNFQLIAAAPQPSSGAASEPSQAGQAAQQQTQPSQPSSSSSSSSSNHDTVILQFGKVAKDMFTMDYRYPLSAFQAFAICLTSFDTKLACE, translated from the exons ATGTCTTTCCGCAGCATAGTTCGTGATTTCAGGGACAGTTTCGGGACTCTATCCAAGCGGAGTTTCGAGGTGAAAATTTCAGGCTTTTCGGGCCGTCACAGAGGGAAATCCATTGGACCATCAAGCGAGCTGGATGACACGCCCGTGGTAGCTCAGCAAAGCAAGTGGGCTGGTCTTCCTCCTGAATTACTTCGCGACGTGATGAAAAGGCTGGAGGAAGATGATAGCAATTGGCCCTCCCGCAAGGATGTTGTTGCCTGCGCTTCAGTTTGTACGACTTGGAGAGACATGTGCAAGGATATTGTCAGGAACCCTGAATTTTGTGGAAAGCTTACATTTCCAGTGTCTCTTAAGCAG CCTGGACCTCGAGATGGAGTAATCCAATGTTTCATAAAAAGGGACAAATCAAAACTAACTTATCATCTCTACCTGTGCCTTAGCTCTG CTGTGCTTGATGAGACTGGAAAGTTCCTACTATCAGCTAAAAGGAGCCGGCGAACGACACACACTGACTACATCATTTCTATGGACTCCAAAAATATCTCCCGATCAAGTAGTGGCTATATTGGGAAGTTGAG GTCAAATTTCCTCGGCACCAAATTCATCATCTATGACACGCAGCCTCCATACAATGCTCGGACACTTTGCTCACAAGAACGGACGAGCCGTCGGTTCTCCTCTAGGAAAGTTTCCCCAAAAGTTCCAACGGGTTGTTATCCCATCATGCAGGTGAATTATGAGCTAAATGTGCTTGGAACCCGGGGACCAAGACGGATGCAATGCGCTATGCATTCCATCCCAGCATCAGCAGTAGAGCCTGGTGGCATTGTGCCTGGCCAACCTAAAGAGCTCCTCCCGAGGTTATTTGAGGAGTCCTTCCGCAGTATGGCAACTTCCTTCTCCAAGTACTCCATCACAGATCATTCGACAGACTTCAGTAGTTCTCGCTTCTCTGAGTTTGGGGGAGGGGCTCTGCAAgggcaagagcaagagcaagatgGCGATGATGTGAACAAGGAGAGGCCTTTGGTTCTCCGGAACAAAGCACCAAGGTGGCATGAACAGCTGCAATGCTGGTGCCTCAACTTCCGTGGCCGTGTGACGGTGGCTTCAGTGAAGAACTTCCAGCTGATAGCTGCTGCACCTCAGCCATCTTCTGGAGCCGCCTCTGAACCTTCACAGGCAGGGCAGGCTGCACAACAGCAAACCCAACCTTCTCAGCCATcgagttcgtcgtcgtcgtcatcatccaaCCATGATACGGTGATCCTGCAATTCGGCAAAGTTGCAAAGGACATGTTCACCATGGATTACCGGTACCCATTGTCGGCCTTCCAGGCTTTTGCTATCTGTTTGACCAGCTTTGACACCAAGCTGGCATGTGAATAA